From one bacterium genomic stretch:
- the nuoE gene encoding NADH-quinone oxidoreductase subunit NuoE, whose protein sequence is MQASDVYSKYPGNDPSVLIPILQDVQEVYGYVPEEELHNIAKHTHLPVSRVFGVATFYNQFRLTPLGKNVIRVCRGTACHVKGSLDILTTLETELGVKAGGTTRDGQFTIETVACMGACSIAPVISINDEFFGGLTVKEVQKLIASRRAEKSE, encoded by the coding sequence ATGCAAGCGAGCGATGTGTACAGCAAGTATCCTGGGAACGATCCATCGGTTCTGATTCCGATTTTGCAGGATGTGCAGGAAGTGTACGGTTATGTGCCCGAGGAGGAGCTGCATAATATTGCCAAACATACGCACCTGCCGGTCAGCAGGGTCTTTGGTGTTGCCACGTTTTACAATCAATTCCGCCTCACGCCGCTGGGCAAGAATGTGATCCGCGTATGCCGCGGCACGGCGTGTCATGTCAAAGGGTCTTTGGATATTCTCACCACCCTGGAGACCGAGCTGGGCGTTAAAGCGGGCGGCACCACCCGGGACGGGCAATTCACCATCGAGACGGTGGCCTGCATGGGCGCCTGCAGCATTGCGCCGGTCATTTCGATCAACGACGAATTTTTCGGCGGCCTAACGGTCAAAGAAGTGCAAAAGTTAATCGCCTCTCGCCGGGCGGAAAAAAGTGAATGA
- a CDS encoding NADH-quinone oxidoreductase subunit NuoF: protein MNSYTPLFTNCWHTQETPCKYFVTCVQTAPQCNQSAESKKRLDAFKKELLLEEHRQPVILVGMGTCGLANGAQKVYDALAAELKKKNINAKLVATGCVGYCSREVIVDVKLPGSGRISYAEVKPEDVERIIDETVVQKKLLSDKVLGVYTDGPHNGWKDAPSMQQVPFFAKQKKLVLENCGVIDPESIDQYLARGGYQGLSQALNTMTPQEVIQNVLKAGLRGRGGGGFPTGKKWELAAKSKGDKKYLICNADEGDPGAFMDRAVLEGDPHRIIEGMVIAAYAIGASEGYIYCRAEYPLAIKRLLKTIDDAKRYGLLGTNILGSGFTFNLKVKKGAGAFVCGEETALIHSIEGKRGMPRPRPPYPSDEGLFGKPTVINNVETFANVPTIFKYGADAFSAIGTAGSKGTKIFALSGKIVNTGLVEVPMGTPLREVIYDIGGGCPDNKKFKAVQIGGPSGGALPDSVLDTPVDYESLKSIGAMMGSGGLVVMDESTCMVDVAKFFMTFIQSESCGKCIPCREGTKRLLEILERLTQSYRSEKSPEEALLRFQGMVYLERLADVIKNTSLCGLGQTAANPVLSTLRYFRDEYEAHLYDRRCPAGHCRELLTYRIDTEACTGCTLCAKKCPQNAIVGEKKKAHYIIEEKCIRCDQCRANCKFNAILVE, encoded by the coding sequence ATGAATTCCTATACCCCATTATTTACCAATTGCTGGCACACTCAGGAAACTCCGTGCAAATATTTCGTGACCTGCGTCCAAACCGCTCCTCAGTGCAACCAGTCGGCGGAGAGCAAAAAGCGATTGGACGCTTTCAAAAAAGAGTTGTTGCTGGAGGAGCACCGCCAGCCGGTCATTCTGGTCGGCATGGGCACTTGCGGTCTGGCCAACGGTGCGCAGAAGGTGTATGACGCGCTGGCGGCTGAGCTGAAGAAAAAGAACATCAACGCCAAACTGGTGGCCACCGGTTGTGTCGGTTACTGCTCCCGCGAAGTCATCGTCGACGTCAAGCTGCCGGGATCGGGCCGCATCAGCTATGCGGAGGTCAAGCCGGAGGATGTGGAGAGGATCATCGATGAAACCGTGGTGCAGAAAAAGCTGCTGTCGGATAAAGTGCTCGGCGTGTACACGGATGGGCCGCACAACGGATGGAAAGATGCGCCGTCGATGCAGCAGGTGCCGTTTTTCGCCAAGCAGAAAAAACTGGTGCTGGAAAACTGCGGTGTCATTGATCCCGAAAGCATCGATCAGTATCTGGCCCGTGGGGGGTATCAGGGTTTGAGCCAGGCGCTCAACACCATGACGCCGCAGGAAGTGATTCAAAATGTGCTCAAGGCCGGGTTGCGCGGCCGCGGCGGCGGCGGTTTTCCCACGGGCAAAAAGTGGGAACTGGCTGCTAAAAGCAAGGGCGACAAAAAATATCTGATTTGCAATGCGGATGAGGGCGATCCGGGCGCCTTCATGGATCGCGCGGTGCTGGAGGGCGATCCCCACCGCATCATTGAGGGCATGGTGATCGCCGCCTACGCCATCGGCGCTTCGGAAGGGTACATCTACTGTCGCGCGGAATATCCGTTGGCCATCAAGCGCCTGCTCAAGACCATCGACGACGCCAAGCGCTACGGCCTGTTGGGTACAAATATCCTCGGCAGCGGCTTTACTTTTAACCTCAAAGTTAAAAAAGGCGCCGGCGCTTTTGTCTGCGGTGAAGAGACCGCGTTGATCCACTCCATCGAAGGCAAGCGGGGTATGCCCCGTCCGCGTCCGCCTTATCCGTCGGATGAGGGTTTGTTCGGCAAGCCGACGGTGATCAACAATGTAGAGACCTTCGCCAATGTGCCGACCATTTTCAAATACGGCGCCGATGCCTTCAGCGCCATCGGCACCGCCGGCTCCAAGGGCACAAAGATTTTCGCCCTGTCCGGCAAGATCGTCAACACCGGTCTGGTGGAGGTGCCCATGGGCACGCCGTTGCGTGAGGTGATCTACGACATCGGCGGCGGTTGTCCGGACAACAAAAAATTCAAAGCGGTTCAAATCGGCGGCCCTTCGGGCGGCGCGTTACCCGATTCGGTTCTCGACACCCCGGTGGACTATGAGTCGCTCAAGTCCATCGGCGCCATGATGGGATCCGGTGGACTGGTGGTTATGGATGAGTCCACCTGCATGGTGGATGTGGCTAAATTTTTCATGACTTTTATTCAATCGGAATCCTGCGGCAAATGCATCCCCTGCCGCGAGGGCACCAAACGGTTGCTGGAGATCCTCGAGCGGTTGACGCAGAGCTATCGCAGCGAAAAGTCGCCGGAGGAGGCGTTGCTGCGCTTTCAGGGCATGGTGTATTTGGAGCGTCTGGCAGATGTGATCAAGAACACCTCTTTATGCGGATTGGGCCAGACCGCGGCCAATCCGGTGCTGAGTACGTTGCGTTATTTCCGCGACGAATATGAGGCGCATCTCTACGACCGGCGCTGTCCGGCCGGCCATTGTCGCGAGCTGTTGACCTATCGTATCGACACCGAAGCCTGCACCGGCTGCACGCTATGCGCTAAAAAGTGCCCGCAGAACGCCATCGTGGGTGAAAAGAAAAAGGCGCACTATATTATCGAAGAAAAGTGCATCCGTTGCGATCAATGTCGCGCCAACTGCAAATTCAACGCCATCTTGGTCGAATAG